One Bradyrhizobium manausense DNA segment encodes these proteins:
- the hrcA gene encoding heat-inducible transcriptional repressor HrcA has product MAHHDPINLIAPRAGLAQLNERSRDIFRQIVESYLATGEPVGSRNISRLIAMPLSPASVRNVMADLEQLGLIYAPHTSAGRLPTELGLRFFVDALMQVGDLNEAERQSIQSQLATVGHAQSVEAALDQALTRLSGLTRAAAVVLTPKSNARLKHIEFVRLEPEKALVILVGEDGQVENRVLTLPPGVPSSAITEAGNFLNARIRGRTLAEARLELETALGEARAELDQLTQKVIAAGIASWSGGESEDRQLIVRGHANLLEDLHALDDLERVRLLFEDLETKRGVIDLLGRAETAEGVRIFIGSENKLFSLSGSSTIISPYRDAAGHIVGVLGVIGPTRLNYARVIPTVDYAARIVSRLLGG; this is encoded by the coding sequence GTGGCCCATCACGATCCGATCAATCTGATCGCGCCGCGCGCAGGCCTCGCCCAGCTCAACGAGCGTTCCCGCGACATCTTTCGTCAAATTGTCGAAAGCTACCTCGCGACCGGCGAGCCGGTCGGGTCGCGCAACATCTCGCGCCTGATCGCGATGCCGCTGTCGCCGGCCTCGGTCCGCAACGTCATGGCCGATCTGGAACAGCTCGGCCTGATCTATGCACCGCATACTTCGGCCGGCCGGTTGCCGACGGAACTCGGCCTGCGTTTCTTCGTCGATGCCCTGATGCAGGTCGGCGATCTCAATGAGGCCGAGCGCCAGTCGATCCAGAGCCAGCTCGCCACCGTCGGTCATGCGCAATCGGTAGAGGCGGCGCTGGATCAGGCCCTGACCCGGCTTTCCGGCCTGACGCGCGCTGCCGCGGTGGTGCTGACGCCGAAATCCAATGCCCGGCTGAAACACATCGAATTCGTCCGCCTGGAACCGGAGAAGGCGCTGGTGATCCTGGTCGGCGAGGACGGCCAGGTCGAAAACCGCGTGCTGACACTGCCGCCAGGAGTTCCCTCCTCGGCGATCACCGAGGCCGGCAATTTCCTCAATGCGCGGATTCGCGGCCGAACGCTGGCCGAAGCGCGGCTCGAGCTCGAAACCGCGCTGGGCGAGGCCCGGGCCGAGCTCGATCAATTGACGCAAAAGGTGATCGCGGCCGGAATCGCGAGCTGGTCGGGCGGCGAGAGCGAGGATCGCCAGCTCATCGTCCGCGGCCACGCCAATCTGCTGGAAGATCTGCATGCGCTTGATGATCTCGAGAGGGTGCGGCTGCTGTTCGAGGATCTCGAGACCAAGCGCGGCGTGATCGATCTGTTGGGCCGCGCCGAAACCGCCGAAGGCGTGAGAATCTTCATCGGCAGCGAAAACAAGCTGTTTTCGCTGTCCGGCTCTTCCACCATCATCTCGCCCTATCGGGATGCCGCCGGCCACATCGTCGGTGTTTTAGGCGTGATCGGGCCGACCCGGCTGAATTATGCCCGTGTGATCCCGACCGTGGACTACGCAGCCCGCATCGTCAGCCGCCTTCTGGGGGGCTGA
- the rph gene encoding ribonuclease PH, with product MRPSRRAPDELRPVTLERGVVKYAEGSCLVKFGDTHVLVTATLEDRLPPWLKGQGRGWVTAEYGMLPRATSERTRREASAGKQSGRTVEIQRLIGRSLRTIVDLEALGERQITVDCDVLQADGGTRTASITGAWVALADCINWMKSRNMIKANVMRDNVAAISCGIYKGTPVLDLDYAEDSEAETDANFVMTGDGRIIEVQGTAEREPFTQDEFLKLIALAQKGIARLVDLQKLAVA from the coding sequence ATGCGGCCAAGCCGCCGTGCGCCCGACGAATTGCGCCCCGTGACGCTGGAGCGTGGCGTGGTCAAATATGCGGAAGGCTCCTGCCTCGTGAAATTCGGCGACACCCATGTGCTGGTGACCGCCACGCTGGAAGACCGCCTGCCGCCATGGCTGAAGGGCCAGGGCCGCGGCTGGGTCACCGCCGAATACGGCATGCTGCCGCGCGCGACCTCCGAACGCACCCGCCGCGAGGCCTCCGCCGGCAAGCAGAGCGGCCGCACCGTCGAGATTCAGCGCCTGATCGGCCGCTCGTTGCGCACTATTGTCGATCTCGAAGCGCTCGGTGAGCGCCAGATCACGGTCGATTGCGACGTGCTCCAGGCCGACGGCGGCACCCGCACCGCCTCGATCACCGGCGCCTGGGTCGCGCTCGCCGACTGCATCAACTGGATGAAGTCGCGCAACATGATCAAGGCCAACGTGATGCGCGACAATGTCGCCGCGATCTCCTGCGGCATCTACAAGGGCACGCCGGTGCTGGATCTCGACTATGCCGAGGATTCGGAAGCCGAGACCGATGCCAATTTCGTCATGACCGGCGATGGCCGCATTATCGAGGTCCAGGGCACCGCGGAACGCGAGCCATTCACGCAGGACGAGTTCCTGAAGCTGATCGCCCTGGCGCAGAAGGGCATCGCGCGTCTGGTGGACTTGCAGAAACTGGCTGTCGCGTAG
- the rdgB gene encoding RdgB/HAM1 family non-canonical purine NTP pyrophosphatase, which yields MHRRITGKLVIATHNPGKLAEMKELLAPHGIEVVSAGELGLPEPDETGNDFRSNAAIKAIAAAQATKLPAFADDSGIVVDALDGAPGIYSARWAGPSKDFAAAMKQIERLLQERGATTPDKRKAHFVSALCVAWPDDHLEEVEARVDGTLVWPPRGTAGFGYDPMFLPDGHTRTFGEMESIEKHGLPPLGLGLSHRARAFVKLAEICLEPR from the coding sequence ATGCACCGCCGAATCACCGGAAAGCTCGTCATCGCGACCCACAATCCCGGCAAGCTCGCCGAGATGAAGGAGCTGCTCGCGCCTCACGGCATCGAGGTGGTGTCGGCCGGTGAGCTCGGCCTGCCCGAGCCTGACGAGACCGGCAACGACTTCCGCAGCAACGCCGCGATCAAGGCGATCGCAGCGGCGCAGGCGACCAAGCTTCCCGCTTTCGCCGATGATTCCGGCATCGTGGTCGACGCCCTCGACGGCGCGCCCGGCATCTACAGCGCGCGCTGGGCCGGACCGTCCAAGGATTTCGCCGCGGCGATGAAGCAGATCGAACGCCTGTTGCAGGAGCGCGGCGCCACCACGCCCGACAAGCGCAAGGCCCATTTCGTCTCCGCGCTCTGCGTCGCCTGGCCCGACGATCATCTCGAAGAGGTCGAGGCGCGCGTCGACGGCACGCTGGTGTGGCCGCCGCGCGGCACTGCCGGCTTCGGCTACGATCCGATGTTCTTGCCCGACGGTCACACGCGCACCTTCGGCGAGATGGAAAGCATCGAGAAGCACGGCCTGCCGCCGCTCGGCCTCGGCCTGTCGCACCGCGCCCGCGCCTTCGTGAAACTGGCGGAGATCTGCCTTGAGCCGCGCTAA
- the hemW gene encoding radical SAM family heme chaperone HemW, whose product MDTGSRQENASKQESEAFGVYVHWPFCLSKCPYCDFNSHVRHAAIDEARFASAFAREIETTAQRSPGREVTSIFLGGGTPSLMQPATVGAVLDAIGKHWTVANDVEVTLEANPTSVEATRFAGYRAAGVNRVSLGVQALDDASLKALGRMHSAREALDAVAIARRSFDRYSFDLIYARPDQTPAMWADELRLAIDEAAEHLSLYQLTIEEGTPFFGLHQAGKLKTPEEAVARALYDVTQETCDKLGLPAYEISNHARRGAECRHNLVYWRGEEYAGIGPGAHGRLDIDGVRHATATEKRPEAWLMRVESSGHGVVTDDLLNSEERADEFLLMGLRLAEGIDPERYKALSGRPLDPKRIALLREEGAITVDATGRLRVTSSGFPVLDAVVADLAA is encoded by the coding sequence GTGGACACCGGTTCGCGCCAGGAAAACGCGTCGAAACAAGAATCTGAAGCCTTTGGCGTCTACGTGCACTGGCCATTCTGCCTGTCGAAGTGCCCCTATTGCGACTTCAACAGCCATGTTCGCCACGCCGCGATCGACGAGGCGCGCTTTGCGTCCGCCTTCGCGCGCGAGATCGAAACCACTGCGCAGCGCTCGCCCGGCCGCGAGGTCACATCGATCTTTCTCGGCGGCGGCACGCCCTCGCTGATGCAGCCCGCAACGGTCGGCGCGGTGCTCGATGCCATCGGCAAGCACTGGACCGTCGCCAACGACGTCGAAGTCACACTGGAAGCGAACCCGACCAGCGTCGAAGCCACGCGCTTCGCCGGCTATCGCGCCGCCGGCGTCAACCGCGTCTCCCTCGGCGTGCAGGCGCTCGACGATGCCTCACTGAAAGCGCTCGGCCGCATGCACAGCGCGCGCGAGGCACTCGATGCCGTCGCCATCGCGCGCCGTTCGTTCGATCGTTACTCGTTCGATTTGATCTACGCCCGCCCCGACCAGACGCCGGCGATGTGGGCCGATGAGCTGCGTCTCGCCATCGACGAAGCGGCCGAGCATCTGTCGCTCTATCAATTGACGATCGAAGAAGGCACGCCGTTCTTCGGCCTGCACCAGGCCGGCAAGTTGAAGACACCAGAAGAAGCAGTCGCGCGCGCGCTCTACGATGTGACGCAGGAGACCTGCGACAAGCTCGGCCTGCCCGCCTACGAGATTTCCAACCACGCACGCCGCGGTGCCGAGTGCCGGCACAATCTGGTCTACTGGCGTGGCGAGGAATATGCCGGCATCGGTCCCGGCGCCCACGGCCGCCTCGACATCGACGGCGTGCGTCATGCGACCGCCACCGAGAAGCGGCCCGAAGCATGGCTGATGCGCGTCGAAAGCAGCGGCCACGGCGTCGTCACCGACGATCTCCTCAACAGCGAAGAGCGCGCCGACGAATTCCTGCTGATGGGATTGCGTCTGGCCGAAGGCATCGACCCCGAGCGCTACAAGGCTCTCTCCGGCCGCCCGCTCGATCCCAAACGCATCGCGCTGCTGCGCGAGGAAGGCGCGATCACGGTTGACGCGACGGGACGGCTGCGCGTGACCAGCAGCGGATTTCCGGTGCTCGATGCGGTGGTCGCGGATCTCGCCGCGTAA
- a CDS encoding penicillin-binding protein activator, translating into MVGPRDLKSPLQGSRLIGATRRSALGLLLGTPLLSACAGVQQSLSQFGSSSPPAQPAGPPQQATTAGTGGVKVGVILPLSAAGNAGLAAQSMRNAAEMALAEFQNPNIQLLIKDDNGSPQGAQAGAQQAVDEGAEIILGPLFAQSVPAVAQVARTRGISVIAFSTDSSIAGRGVYLLSFLPESDVNRIIEYSASIGKRSVAVLVPDNAYGNVVEAAVKAAVPRRGGRVVAFEKYGSDRATPARTVAQQLGSADALFIADDGDAVVSVADAMTAAGANLRNIQMLGTGLWDSPRVYASPALQGGLYAAPDPAGFRAFSGRYRTKYGAEPIRTATLAYDAVALVAALARTQGTTRFSPDVLTNPSGFAGIDGLFRFRADGTNERGLAVMKVTTGGGVAVAGSPKSFGA; encoded by the coding sequence ATGGTGGGCCCGCGTGATTTGAAGTCTCCCCTCCAGGGGTCCCGATTGATAGGGGCGACCCGGCGGAGTGCGCTTGGCCTGCTGCTCGGCACGCCCTTGCTGTCGGCCTGCGCCGGCGTGCAGCAGAGCCTCAGCCAGTTCGGCAGCTCGTCGCCTCCGGCCCAGCCGGCCGGGCCGCCGCAGCAGGCGACGACCGCCGGTACCGGCGGCGTGAAGGTTGGCGTGATCCTGCCGCTCTCGGCTGCCGGCAATGCCGGGCTCGCCGCGCAATCCATGCGTAACGCCGCCGAGATGGCGCTGGCCGAGTTCCAGAACCCGAACATCCAGCTCCTGATCAAGGACGACAACGGCAGCCCGCAAGGCGCGCAAGCCGGCGCACAGCAGGCGGTCGACGAAGGCGCCGAGATCATTCTGGGGCCGCTGTTCGCACAGTCGGTGCCGGCAGTGGCGCAGGTCGCGCGCACGCGCGGCATTTCCGTGATCGCATTCTCGACCGACTCCAGCATCGCCGGCCGTGGCGTTTATCTCCTGAGCTTCCTGCCGGAGTCCGACGTCAACCGCATCATCGAATACTCCGCCAGCATCGGCAAACGTTCCGTCGCTGTGCTCGTGCCCGACAATGCCTATGGCAATGTCGTCGAAGCCGCTGTGAAGGCCGCGGTGCCCAGGCGCGGCGGTCGGGTCGTCGCGTTCGAGAAATACGGCTCCGATCGCGCCACGCCGGCGCGCACCGTGGCACAGCAGCTCGGCAGTGCGGACGCGCTGTTCATTGCCGATGACGGTGATGCCGTCGTTTCGGTCGCGGATGCGATGACTGCAGCGGGCGCGAATTTGCGCAACATCCAGATGCTCGGCACCGGCCTGTGGGATAGCCCGCGCGTCTATGCGAGCCCGGCGTTGCAAGGCGGCCTCTATGCTGCGCCCGATCCGGCCGGTTTTCGTGCTTTCTCCGGCCGCTACCGCACCAAATACGGCGCCGAGCCGATCCGCACCGCCACGCTCGCCTATGACGCGGTCGCGCTTGTGGCAGCCCTCGCGCGCACGCAGGGCACCACGCGTTTCTCTCCTGATGTGCTCACCAACCCCTCCGGCTTCGCCGGCATCGACGGTCTGTTCCGCTTCCGCGCAGATGGCACGAATGAACGGGGCCTCGCGGTGATGAAGGTGACGACGGGCGGTGGTGTCGCGGTCGCCGGCTCGCCGAAGAGTTTCGGGGCGTAG
- the rsmI gene encoding 16S rRNA (cytidine(1402)-2'-O)-methyltransferase yields MRAKPASINTTEATDAAPRGFSIDAHRIAAPKPAAGLYLVATPIGNLGDITLRALQTLAGVDVIACEDTRITRRLTERYDISAQLKQYHEHNAEAARPKILEALAAGGSVALVSDAGTPLISDPGYKLVREVCAAGHAVYALPGPSSVLAALSVAALPTDRFFFEGFLPAKSAARRARLAELARIDATLVMFESGNRVQDTLAELAEIMGAREAAICRELTKLHEEISRATLSELAREADTLETRGEFVLVIAPPAADADVLTTDALDDLLRAQLATNSVKDAVAHAVALSGRQRREVYARALEIAKGLRGGDGED; encoded by the coding sequence ATGCGCGCAAAGCCGGCCTCGATAAATACGACTGAAGCTACGGACGCCGCCCCGCGCGGCTTCTCCATCGACGCTCACCGGATTGCCGCGCCGAAGCCGGCGGCCGGCCTCTATCTGGTCGCGACCCCGATCGGCAATCTCGGCGACATCACCCTGCGGGCGCTGCAGACGCTGGCCGGCGTCGATGTCATTGCCTGCGAGGACACCCGCATCACCCGTCGCCTCACCGAGCGTTACGACATCTCGGCGCAGCTCAAGCAATATCACGAGCACAATGCAGAGGCCGCCCGCCCGAAGATCCTGGAGGCGCTGGCGGCCGGCGGCTCGGTCGCGCTGGTCTCGGACGCGGGCACGCCGCTGATCTCCGATCCCGGCTACAAGCTCGTGCGCGAGGTCTGCGCCGCCGGCCATGCGGTCTATGCGCTGCCCGGCCCGTCCTCGGTGCTGGCGGCGCTGTCGGTCGCCGCGCTGCCGACCGACCGCTTTTTCTTCGAAGGGTTCCTGCCGGCGAAATCCGCGGCGCGGCGCGCGCGCCTGGCCGAGCTTGCCCGCATCGATGCAACGCTGGTGATGTTCGAATCCGGCAACCGCGTGCAGGACACGCTTGCCGAGCTCGCCGAGATCATGGGCGCGCGCGAGGCCGCGATCTGCCGCGAACTGACCAAACTGCACGAAGAGATTTCGCGCGCGACGCTGAGCGAGCTCGCGCGCGAAGCAGACACGCTGGAGACGCGCGGCGAATTCGTGCTGGTCATCGCCCCGCCTGCCGCGGATGCCGACGTGCTGACAACGGACGCGCTGGACGATCTCCTGCGCGCGCAGCTCGCCACGAATAGCGTCAAGGACGCCGTTGCGCACGCCGTCGCACTCTCCGGCCGGCAACGGCGCGAAGTCTATGCCCGCGCGCTCGAAATCGCCAAAGGTCTAAGGGGCGGCGATGGCGAAGACTAA
- a CDS encoding YraN family protein — MAKTKSAEPKIASPERVAAFRTGISAESRAAAYLMAKGYRILAKRYRTAHGEIDLVARRRNLIAFVEVKARASLDEAAYAVTPRQQQRIIDAAQGWLAAHPEHAEFELRFDAMLIAPRSLPRHVLAAFDAST; from the coding sequence ATGGCGAAGACTAAGAGCGCGGAACCGAAGATCGCTTCGCCGGAACGCGTCGCGGCGTTCCGCACCGGCATCTCCGCCGAAAGCCGCGCCGCAGCCTATCTGATGGCGAAGGGCTACCGCATCCTGGCAAAACGCTACCGCACGGCGCATGGCGAGATCGACCTCGTCGCGCGCCGCCGTAACCTGATCGCCTTCGTCGAGGTCAAGGCGCGCGCCAGCCTCGATGAGGCCGCCTATGCGGTGACGCCGCGCCAGCAGCAGCGCATCATCGACGCCGCGCAAGGCTGGCTTGCAGCGCATCCCGAGCATGCGGAATTCGAATTGCGATTCGACGCCATGCTGATTGCGCCGCGCTCACTTCCACGCCATGTGTTGGCGGCATTCGACGCCTCGACCTGA
- the gshB gene encoding glutathione synthase: MKLNVAVQMDPIARINVKGDSTFALLLEAQKRGHGLSYYTPDKLSMVGDEIVAPVQLLTVRDEPGNHFTLGEPRREALNGFDVVLLRQDPPFDLAYITSTHLLERIHPKTLVVNDPASVRNAPEKLFVMNFPQLMPPTLISRDLDEINAFRDKFGAVVMKPLHGHGGAAVFRVMPQDMNFGSLFDMFSVTFKEAWVIQQFIPEVKLGDKRIILVNGEFAGAVNRVPATDDLRSNMVRGGAAKETELTAREREICATVGPALRERGLLFVGIDVINGNLTEINVTSPTGIRAIAKLGGPDVAAKIWDVIEQKRAK, translated from the coding sequence ATGAAACTGAACGTCGCCGTCCAGATGGACCCCATCGCCCGCATCAACGTCAAGGGCGATTCCACCTTCGCGCTGCTCCTGGAAGCGCAGAAGCGCGGCCACGGCCTGTCTTATTATACGCCCGACAAGCTCTCGATGGTTGGCGACGAGATCGTCGCGCCCGTGCAGTTGCTGACCGTCCGCGACGAGCCCGGAAATCATTTCACCCTCGGCGAGCCCAGGCGCGAGGCGCTGAACGGCTTCGACGTTGTGCTGCTGCGCCAGGACCCTCCGTTCGATCTCGCCTACATCACCTCGACGCATCTGCTCGAGCGCATTCATCCGAAGACGCTGGTCGTCAACGATCCGGCTTCGGTGCGGAATGCGCCCGAAAAGCTGTTCGTGATGAATTTCCCGCAGCTGATGCCGCCGACGCTGATCTCGCGCGACCTCGACGAGATCAACGCGTTCCGCGACAAATTCGGTGCCGTGGTGATGAAGCCGCTGCACGGCCATGGCGGCGCCGCGGTGTTCCGCGTGATGCCGCAGGACATGAATTTCGGCTCGCTGTTCGACATGTTCTCGGTGACCTTCAAAGAGGCCTGGGTGATCCAGCAGTTCATCCCCGAGGTGAAGCTCGGCGACAAGCGCATCATCCTGGTCAATGGCGAGTTCGCAGGCGCCGTGAACCGCGTGCCCGCGACGGACGACCTCCGCTCCAACATGGTACGCGGCGGCGCGGCGAAGGAAACCGAGCTGACCGCGCGCGAGCGCGAGATTTGCGCCACCGTCGGCCCGGCGCTGCGCGAGCGTGGCCTCTTGTTCGTCGGCATCGACGTCATCAACGGCAACCTCACCGAGATCAACGTGACGTCGCCGACCGGCATCCGCGCCATTGCAAAGCTCGGCGGCCCTGACGTGGCGGCGAAGATCTGGGACGTGATCGAACAGAAGCGGGCGAAGTAG
- the cpaB gene encoding Flp pilus assembly protein CpaB has translation MNTARIVVLVIALGAGGVAAYLASHYDNKPAAALPVAEKLPTVEVLVAKSDIQLGQAVKAEDLQWQAWPQATASSAFIRRDNRPDAQTQIAGSIARVPLMQGEPIREQKLVKADGSGFMAAILPTGMRAVSTEISAETAAGGFILPNDRVDIVLTRRLKNPDGPNNNGSTGGNDLILSEVILTNIRVLAIDQAPKEKEGQNAVVGKTVTLELRPDQVAALSAARQGGTLTLALRSIADANAADSTPEDQALKRPGNGVSIIRYGVQARQLTSQK, from the coding sequence ATGAACACCGCACGCATTGTCGTTCTCGTCATCGCGCTGGGCGCCGGCGGCGTCGCTGCCTATCTGGCGAGCCATTACGACAACAAGCCCGCAGCCGCGCTCCCGGTGGCCGAGAAGCTGCCGACGGTCGAGGTGCTCGTCGCCAAGTCGGACATCCAGCTCGGCCAGGCCGTGAAGGCCGAGGATCTGCAATGGCAGGCCTGGCCGCAGGCCACCGCCAGCAGCGCCTTCATCCGCCGCGACAACCGGCCCGACGCGCAGACCCAGATCGCCGGCTCGATCGCGCGCGTGCCGTTGATGCAGGGCGAGCCGATTCGCGAGCAGAAGCTGGTGAAAGCCGACGGCTCCGGCTTCATGGCTGCGATCCTGCCGACCGGGATGCGGGCCGTGTCGACCGAGATTTCGGCCGAGACCGCCGCCGGCGGCTTCATCCTGCCGAACGACCGCGTCGACATCGTCCTGACCCGCCGCCTGAAGAATCCCGACGGCCCCAACAACAACGGCTCGACCGGCGGCAATGACCTGATCCTGTCAGAGGTCATCCTGACCAACATCCGCGTGCTCGCGATCGACCAGGCACCGAAGGAAAAGGAAGGTCAGAACGCCGTCGTCGGCAAGACCGTCACGCTCGAGCTGCGGCCCGACCAGGTCGCCGCGCTCTCGGCGGCACGCCAGGGCGGCACGCTCACACTCGCACTGCGCAGCATCGCCGATGCCAACGCCGCCGACAGCACGCCCGAGGACCAGGCGCTGAAGCGTCCCGGCAACGGCGTCAGCATCATCCGCTACGGCGTGCAGGCACGACAACTAACGTCACAGAAGTGA
- a CDS encoding type II and III secretion system protein family protein, with product MNYGDYRMGLRLRGKRAGSFWAGAMLMLGLVAAPDLVRAADAAVGDQAPMQAPDLGVSTVATIAPARSRSLSLGVGKSVVIDLPREVKDVLVADPKIANAVIRSSQRAYIIGAQVGQTNVVFFTADGQQVASYDIAVKRDLNGMRAALRQSLPGVQIEGVGDSVMLTGSVSSPVEAQQAGDVAAKLVGGADKVVNNIVVRGRDQVMLKVVVGEVRRDIVKQLGVDLSASLNAGTAVVNFNNSNPFTVSGGPLVSSNGLGVAGLAKGVATVSATMRAMESAGVMRTLAEPSLTAISGESATFIAGGEFPIPAGYSCDPTTHVCTTQITYKKFGISLNFTPVVLSEGRISLRVMTEVSELSNQQAITVTQAVSSTANNSITIPSIQTRRAETTLEIPSGGSMAMAGLIQQQTKQAINGLPGLDQVPILGALFRSQDFVNNETELMVIVTPYVVRAVAQKELARPDDGFAPSSDAQSALLGRMNRLYGITARVDPIDGVRGDFGFIID from the coding sequence ATGAACTATGGGGACTATCGGATGGGCCTGCGCCTTCGGGGGAAGCGCGCCGGCTCGTTCTGGGCAGGGGCAATGCTGATGCTGGGGCTGGTCGCAGCCCCCGATCTCGTTCGCGCCGCGGACGCGGCGGTAGGTGACCAGGCGCCGATGCAGGCACCGGATCTCGGCGTGTCGACGGTCGCGACCATCGCGCCGGCCCGGTCGCGTTCGTTGTCGCTCGGCGTCGGCAAGTCGGTCGTCATCGACCTGCCGCGCGAGGTCAAGGACGTGCTGGTGGCCGATCCCAAGATCGCCAACGCGGTGATCCGCTCGTCACAGCGGGCGTATATCATCGGCGCCCAGGTCGGCCAGACCAACGTGGTGTTCTTCACCGCCGACGGCCAGCAGGTGGCCTCCTACGACATCGCGGTGAAGCGCGACCTCAACGGCATGCGCGCGGCGCTGCGCCAGTCGCTGCCGGGCGTACAGATCGAAGGCGTCGGCGACAGCGTGATGCTGACCGGCTCGGTGTCGAGTCCGGTCGAAGCCCAGCAGGCCGGCGACGTCGCCGCCAAGCTGGTCGGCGGCGCAGACAAGGTCGTCAACAACATCGTCGTGCGCGGCCGCGACCAGGTGATGCTGAAGGTCGTCGTCGGCGAAGTCCGCCGCGACATCGTCAAGCAACTCGGCGTCGACCTCAGCGCCAGCCTGAATGCCGGCACTGCGGTGGTGAATTTCAACAATTCCAACCCGTTCACGGTCTCCGGCGGACCGCTCGTCAGCAGCAACGGGCTCGGCGTCGCCGGCCTCGCCAAGGGTGTCGCCACCGTCAGCGCCACCATGCGCGCGATGGAAAGCGCGGGCGTGATGCGGACGCTGGCCGAGCCGAGCCTGACCGCGATCTCGGGCGAATCCGCGACCTTCATCGCGGGCGGCGAATTCCCGATTCCGGCGGGCTATTCCTGCGATCCGACCACGCATGTCTGCACCACCCAGATCACCTACAAGAAGTTCGGCATCTCGCTGAACTTCACCCCGGTCGTGCTCAGCGAGGGCCGCATCAGCCTGCGCGTGATGACCGAAGTCTCGGAGCTGTCGAACCAGCAGGCGATCACCGTGACGCAGGCGGTGTCGTCGACCGCGAACAACTCCATCACCATTCCCTCGATCCAGACCCGTCGCGCGGAGACCACGCTGGAAATCCCGTCGGGCGGCTCGATGGCGATGGCCGGCCTGATCCAGCAGCAGACCAAGCAGGCCATCAACGGCCTGCCCGGCCTCGACCAGGTGCCGATCCTCGGCGCGCTGTTCCGCAGCCAGGACTTCGTCAACAACGAGACCGAGCTGATGGTGATCGTGACGCCCTATGTGGTGCGCGCGGTCGCCCAGAAGGAATTGGCGCGGCCCGACGACGGCTTCGCACCGTCCTCGGATGCTCAGTCGGCCCTGCTCGGCCGCATGAACCGGCTCTACGGCATCACGGCCCGCGTCGATCCGATCGACGGCGTCCGCGGCGATTTCGGCTTCATCATCGACTGA
- a CDS encoding CpaD family pilus assembly protein, whose amino-acid sequence MTKASDRRRKLRIALALAGLSVMLGACNTTGDVVTTQTVPTDYRLRHPIAVQEGKRSIVIFVGKARGGLSTPQQADVMGIARDWVREGTGSVVVDVPIDTANSRAAAATYREIRAVLGSGGVPSRAIVQHPYRPEDPGLLPTIRLSYSKITAVAGPCGLWPEDVGPSILDPGYNENKPYFNLGCASQRNLAAMIDNPADLEQPRAETPAYTARRDIAFDRYRKGSSTTTTYPESDKAKLSDTGK is encoded by the coding sequence ATGACGAAGGCATCAGATCGACGTCGCAAATTGCGCATCGCGCTCGCGCTGGCGGGGCTGTCCGTCATGCTGGGAGCCTGCAACACCACGGGCGACGTCGTCACCACCCAGACGGTGCCGACCGACTATCGCCTGCGCCATCCGATCGCGGTGCAGGAAGGCAAGCGCTCGATCGTGATCTTCGTCGGCAAGGCGCGCGGCGGCCTTTCAACCCCGCAGCAGGCGGACGTGATGGGCATTGCCCGGGACTGGGTGCGCGAAGGCACCGGCTCCGTCGTCGTCGACGTTCCCATCGACACCGCGAATTCGCGCGCGGCTGCTGCGACCTATCGCGAAATCCGCGCCGTGCTCGGCAGCGGTGGCGTGCCCTCGCGCGCCATCGTCCAGCATCCCTATCGCCCCGAAGATCCCGGCCTGCTGCCGACCATCCGGCTGAGCTATTCCAAGATCACCGCGGTCGCCGGGCCCTGCGGGCTGTGGCCCGAGGACGTGGGACCGTCGATCCTCGATCCCGGCTACAACGAGAACAAGCCCTACTTCAATCTCGGCTGCGCCAGCCAGCGCAACCTGGCCGCCATGATCGACAACCCCGCCGACCTCGAGCAGCCGCGCGCGGAGACGCCGGCCTATACCGCACGGCGCGACATCGCCTTCGACCGCTACCGCAAGGGCAGCTCGACCACGACCACCTATCCCGAGTCTGACAAGGCCAAACTCAGCGACACAGGCAAATGA